One Ranitomeya variabilis isolate aRanVar5 chromosome 4, aRanVar5.hap1, whole genome shotgun sequence genomic window, tgaagcatctgggggttcaaggtgctcatcacacatctagatacattccttgacgggtctagtttccaaaatggtgtcacttgtagggggtttacactgtttaggcacatcaggggctctccaaacacaacatgtcactggagcgcccccacgtgtagggcaatggggtactcggtaccgggtctatctctctcggttttggggatgtcacggtggcccgacccggtccgtggcccttctgaggggcgtccagttaaaggtgaagtttgtctggtgtttgtgacgccacctgtggtactcggtcagggtgaccgacgctgctaggggtccgctggggtgatggaatggcagctagatggtgtaccttcccacaggtgaagtatgtccccagggcttcccagatgtgtcggtggtgatggtggacattgtaaggcgcaatgaataacgaggacacaaaggttgcagtctctttaccttttactgaagacttcagagtccacagtccagagtaccgttcacagggcaggcagagtccggccggtctaaaggcacatccagagttcccttatccaggtggaaatcagtagccttcctactagcgcctgtgtgttgtagtacctccctgctgagcaccacaagaTAGTCCTCacgactttcgtggatgtttctgatcttttctctctctgtcccccagatggtatggataggacaacccgtatgacggggtaggcctggagcttgtttatagggaccctagtgacgcccctctcccacaatttgcctccgtgtcttcttaggtattaaggtcaggcaaccaacttggaattgactgtcctgccggtctctgaagtaatacgtagagtcaattactccctctgtgttccggccaccggctacacgcctcagaaggaggctgccaatcttggggcagaactcctcccggtaatatctccttgtgctgtgacttcgtttctcactctccacaatacaattctctttgtgtcctttcttaggatgctgccgcaatgggtgcaggcgcagctccgtaacgttctatctcgtgcttggcctctgtcaggatcccacccctgacagggaccctctgtctgtagctcagatgttcctccttctccccctgtctgcctgacaggtcctctctgggtcaaacccaggtagcttctgactaacttcctatccaacccaccagttttacccgtgtgtgaggagtgccctaatagatagaagcaaggctccccctggtggactggagtgtgaagtgtagtgtgtgacttgtgatacctggtcaggtgaattcctttagtaccatcagacgtaatatcactcccctggtgggagagtgacattactgcaacgacaaggactctggggcgctgcactaccagctggccattccatcaaaatctgcgttccaaaacatcacttcttcctttctgagccctaccGTCCCCCCAAACAGGAGTTTTTAAAtactcattttttccttccacattctaaaaattcctgtgaagcaaatgaagactaaataaagttcttgaatgtggttttgagcaccttgaggggtgcagttattagagacccctaaagtcacttcaaatgtaacatggtctctaaaaaaatggtgtttcttaaggtaccttcacactaaacgatatcgctagcgatccgtgacgttgcagcatcctggatagcgatatcgttgagtttgacaggcagcagcgatcaggatcctgctgtgatatcggtcgtttaggaaagttcagaactttatttggtcgtcagatcgccgtgtatcgttgtgtttgacagcaaaagcaacgatgccagcgatgttttacactggtaaccagggtaaacatcgggttactaagcgcggccctgcgcttagcaacccgatgtttaccctggttacccggggacctcggcatcgttggtcgctggagagcggtctgtgtgactgcTCCAGATGCCCTAATATGGATGATGGATGTTGAGTGGACCATACTACATCCATGTTCATGAGCCTCAAAGAGAGCCTTTCATCACAAAACAAATGTGCAAACCAAGCACAGACCCTCGGGCACTCTTGCCGTGACTGACCAGTTCAGTGTACCGTTCCCACCTACTTATTTTTCATTTATCTCCTCCCTCTTCTTCCTTGATTGATAGTCCAGACTTTGCATGAGCCTGTGGAGGGTGGAGATATATGATAGACTGGAGATAGGCGGGAAGGTGCACCAAACTGTTTGACTACATCAATGGTGCAACGAGGGCCTGTGCTTAGTTTCATCATTCATTTtgagctgacagactcccttttaagggttgtttttatatatttagagGACAATTTATGTCATAAATGTGTAATGGATGATAGACAAAAAATGAATCAAGAAGGTCCCTGCACTCACAGTTAAAAAAGTTGACATGTAAACAAAAAGTTGACATGTTTCAGGTTGCTGAAACTTTGGATGGGTTAAAGCGCATCTAGGTTTGTTAAATAATAGAAATAAGTAAAAACCTGTTTGAGTGTCGGGACCTTCTTGATTTCGTATTGTCTACTCCTCTATGTGCACCACCACTATCAGGGGCGTGCCGATCACTTTGGATTACTATGATGGTCAAACGATCGGCCCTGCTGtgtgctgctgggcatgcatgatctGTGAAAGTTCTTGGAACTCACATTAAATCAATAGAAAGATATGTGCATGTATGGCCATTTCTCCACTGACAGTGGCACGTAATAGGACCCCGATCTGGCAATGGATACAGGTTCCACCGCTGCATCTATCATACTTTTATGGATATCCTatagatatgccataaatgtagacTATGAGAAGACCCCTTTACGTGGTTAACTCTTATATTACCCAGCTTTGCTTTATATGTCACGATAGGTTTAGAAAATCTAAATATCTTATAAACCAGTGATCCGGTATTTGCATTGATGAAAGTTTGAATGAAGATTTTATTAAGACATAGATGGATTTACAGAAACATTACAATTTTGACAATTGTAAGTCAATAGTGTTAGTAATCACAATGACATTTCTTCTTTGCTGTTCTCTTCAGTGGTCTCTACTCCTCTTCGGAAAGCGCTTTTTTCAGCTCCTTAAGAAACTGCTCCACTTTTTCCTCAAATTCTTTGCCATCGGGAAATTTACTTTTCAAATTTTCAAGATGAGGCTTGGCCTTTTCCTTCAGAATCTCCATATTCTTATCCATCTCTTGCTTCAGCTCCTTCATATCTTTCTCAAATTCGCCTTGTAAATTGGCACGGTATTTCTCGTATTCCGCATGGACATCATCCACGTAGGGTTGCAGATTGACGCGTAGCTTGTCGATTTCCTCGCGCAGTTTGTCACGACCTTCTTCTGCGACGCTTTCCAGTCTTTCAAAGAATTTGACCACATGCTTGGTTATTCCGTTGACGAGATCAGTTCCAACAGGCACgactttttttacaaatttctcaaGCTGGTCTTCTAAGGCGTCATCGAACTCCTTCAGAATAGGGACAACATTCTTCCTGAATACCGGGAACTTTTCATGAAGCTGTTCATCGAATTTCTTATAAACTTCATCGTAGTAACTGTCTACAGCTTTCTCCAgtttgtttaagtgtttccttgcTGAGTCCCACCTCTCTTTGATCTCAAATCtgggaattaaaaaaaaaggaaCTTAATTTACTCATGACTACTAGGAATTGTAGAACGATTTAGCACAATTGGCATTAAAGGCATTTTCCCACCCCAACCAGCAGCCAAAGATGACAGGGATTACAGAAACAACCAAGAAGACTGTTTCCATAATCTCAGCCACCTCTGACCACAGCTGAGATAGAAGTACCCCTGTAACTTATGTGAACATTTCTTGTGACTACACTATTTCTCTCCGACACCCCCCTATAGCAAACTCATAAATCTGTAACTTTGAACTTTATGTTACATTGTTAATGAGGTATTCTCATCTTGGTCATCGCATCTACTGGATATGGACAAATGTCTGATAGAGGCAGGTTTCATCCCTCAAGAACAAGGTCGAATCTCATGCTATTTGCTATCCTTCTCCATAGAGCCCCATTCTCGTCATAGGTGCCAGTCCATCAAACATTTATGGCATGTCCCCTTTAAGCGATTAATAGTtataatttttttacattaattTTCACAACAATTAAAGTAAATGTCTTACTCTTTTGCAATGGAGGCAAAATCCATGTTGTCGTAAAGACTGAATATTATGCCGAAACTATCGTGCAGAATCTTCTCCAAACTTTTATCATTTGTTTCTTCTTGTTTAGGTTCATCGTGTTGCCAGAAGTAGCGGCCCTGTACCCCTGCAAGACAAAGACAATGTGCAATGAGCTAACCCCTGCAAATACGGCGCCATGACTAACAAAGGAGGGTCCGCTTAGGACTCTGCTTTGTGAGTCAGAATGCAAAGCTATTCTGGGAGTTTGggctccttaggctactttcacactagcgtcgggaaagacccgtcgctgtgcatcgggccgacgttcccgacgctagcgtggtctccgccgcacaatgggggcagcggatgtatttttccaatgcatccgctgccccattgtgaggtgcggggaagtgcggggaggtgggggcggagttccggccgcgcatgcgcggtcggaaaaagcggaccgtcgggagcaaaaaacgttacatgtaaggtttttttctcctgacggtccgctaacacacgcccaagcgtcgcaaaacggacgcgacgtttggcaatgcgtcgcaaatgcgtcgctaatgttagtctatgacgaaaaaacgtatccagcaagaacatttgctggatgcgtattttcggcaaaacgacgcatttgcgacgtattgcagttaacgctagtgtgaaagtagccttaatgaattACTTTCAACTTTGCAACTGAATAGCCCCCCTTCATTGCTAAAAGTTTCTGGGCACCGGGTAGAAATGGATATCAGCAACTTCTGACTTTGTTCTGGACAGTTTGTATGTCTACGTGTGGGCTGCCCTTTGGAAAGTGGCTTGTACTAATATTCCCATATATAACTGTTGCAGTCAGAGCAACAAAAATATAAGCAACATTTTCCCTGCAGCAGTAATGTTTGGTCAGATGAACCTTTGGGCTGATTCAGACTTCTGTGCAAATCGATCCAATCACAAACCGCAAAtcagtccgtgcattgtggtccaaGATCGGACCAATTTGCATGGATGTTTGCATGAGCCCTTAGTGTAATGGTGCTCTGTCAGTGGTTACCTGGCAGCTCTAAAAATGGCAGCAATGGACAGGCTTAGCACTATCCACTCCATTTACAAGATCCCAGGGGTAACCCTGGCCTGAACCTTTTATTCTATGTACAGAGATCTGGACTTGCACAGAGGTCCCTGGGTTAGAGCCACGTAGTAGGCTGCTGGCCGGTGGTGCATGCTAGCAGGAGTGGTCAGGTCTACAGGTTGGAATAAGCAGAGCAGACAACGTTCAAAATCAGAAGACAGTAAAGTAGTTAGTAAATGGGTTGAGGCCAGAACAAGAAACTTACAGAAAAAGCAGGAGCTGAGAAGAGGAAGCAGCAAATTAGACTAAAAACTAACCACATCTGGCAGCTCCCAGCAGTAAGCTGGGAGCTTTAATATAGTGCAGTGCTGTCCGTGGGGAGACAGCGCATACATCCGTACTGACAgactacagcagtgttccccaagtccgatcctcaagaaccaccaacaggtcatgttttcaggatttccttagtattgcacaggtgatggaattattgcctgtgcaggtgatgcaattatcacctgtgcaatactaaggaaatcctgaaaacatgacctgttggtggctattgaggaccggacttggggaacactggactACAGGTTCCAACAACCCTAATCTTGgtggctggacagagcctgcaTCACCCAAAGATTCTGGTCCTTACGTCTCCTCCTTCAACATTGCTGCCTGCAGTTTGAATGTGGAGTCGCTTAGTGACATTGCAAGAGCAGGACCCAGAGGAAATGtgacacttaaaggggtattc contains:
- the LOC143764388 gene encoding uncharacterized protein LOC143764388, whose amino-acid sequence is MKALLLSVALLFFTGVQGRYFWQHDEPKQEETNDKSLEKILHDSFGIIFSLYDNMDFASIAKEFEIKERWDSARKHLNKLEKAVDSYYDEVYKKFDEQLHEKFPVFRKNVVPILKEFDDALEDQLEKFVKKVVPVGTDLVNGITKHVVKFFERLESVAEEGRDKLREEIDKLRVNLQPYVDDVHAEYEKYRANLQGEFEKDMKELKQEMDKNMEILKEKAKPHLENLKSKFPDGKEFEEKVEQFLKELKKALSEEE